The nucleotide window TGTGCAAGTCTGCTTCGCACTTCAAGATTTGCAAAGGAAGCACCGTCTGCAATGGTAATGGCAGGGCCGTCACCGCAATTTGTGGAACGCTTTTCCTTTTCCACATCCGGCATATCCAGACAGGTTGTGTTTTCCACTACAATATAAACGTCCGCATCAATCCGTCTTGAGGCAACCGTTGCACCGCGTGTGCCCACCTCTTCCTGGGTGGTGAACACAAACCAGATGTCATGGGCGTAGGTGTTTTTCGCAAGCTCTGCTAAAATTGCACAGCCCGCACGGTCATCAAAGGCTTTGCCGAATATGTGTGTTTTTGTTTCATGCCAAAACCCTTCAAAATATGCAACATCACCCTTTTTGACCACCGTTTCGGCTTGTTCTGCAGAAACCGCGCCAATATCGATATAAAGCTTTTCTAAGGGCAATTTTTCTTTCTTTTGTGCATCGCTCATCAGATGCACCGCTCTTGCGCCGATGACACCGGAGATACTGCTCGGACCAACCGTCACCCGTTTGCCCACCAGCACACTTTCGTCAATACCGCCTACGGTGCGGAATTTCAGCAATCCCTCGGGAGTGATGGAGGAAATAATAAGTGCCACCTCATCGGTGTGCGCAAAAAGTGCCACCGTTTGCCCTAGGTCTGTGCCCTTTTTAAAAGCATACAGATTCCCGATATTATCCCGAAACACTTTGTCACAGCATGCCTTCATTTTTTCGGTCAGTACCGCTGATACCGTTTCTTCAAAGCCTGAGGTGCCGTTTAGCAAAGACAGTTGTTTTAGCATACTTCCACCTCCGAAACCGCACGGATTTCATCCGCAGAAAGATTTGTAATATAGGCAAAAAGCAAATCTGCCGTACTTTCAAAATCGTTTATAAACATGGTTTCCACGGGGGTGTGCATATAGCGGATGGGTACAGACAAAAGTCCGCAGGGAATGCCTAAGTTTTGCACCTGATACATCCACGCATTGGTGCCCGAACACCCCTCTAACACCTCGGTCTGGTACATAATGCCGTTTTTTTCGGCACGGTCCAAAAGGCCCTTACTGATTGCTTTATGCATATTCGGTCCCACGCCGATGGCAACACCCTTTGTGCAATCCAACGCCTCGTCCGAGGTTTCGTCGGGGGTTTTGCCAAAGGTTACATCCAGAACAATTGCCATATCGCCCTGTACCGCACCGTATTTTGCACCCTTTAACCCCATTTCCTCGCCGGTGGAAAACACCGCCGTCAGGTTAAAGGGTAATTCAACATCTTGTAGTCGTTTAAAGGTTTCAAGAATCAGTCCACAGCCCACGCGGTTATCTAAGTAAGTACCGCTTACCGCAGACAACATTTCCGCAAAGCGGGGTGCATAACGGATACGGTCGCCTACACGGATGCTTTCCGCATTGTCACCCGTGTCCACCCAAAGCATGGAAAGGGAGACTACATTTTCCGCATCTTTTTTATCCATCAGGTGTGGCGGTTTAGATGCCACTACGCCCGGAATGTGCTCTTTTCCGATTTCCACCAGGGTGTTGGGCAGAATTTTTGCATCCATACCCCCTACCGATGCAACCCGTAAGAAACCTCTTTCGCCCACTTCCTTTACGCAAAGACCTACAGAATCCATATGCGCATCCAGCAAAAGGGTGGGTGCGTGTTCATTCTTACTCTTTTTAACTGCAATCAGGTTTCCGGCTTTGTCGGTATACACCGCATCGGCTGTGATTTCTTTTTTCAAAGCCTCACGGACTTCATCTTCCTCACCCGAAACTCCGAACGCCAAACACAGGCGTTCCAGCTGTTTTATATCCATATA belongs to Clostridia bacterium and includes:
- a CDS encoding M20/M25/M40 family metallo-hydrolase codes for the protein MLKQLSLLNGTSGFEETVSAVLTEKMKACCDKVFRDNIGNLYAFKKGTDLGQTVALFAHTDEVALIISSITPEGLLKFRTVGGIDESVLVGKRVTVGPSSISGVIGARAVHLMSDAQKKEKLPLEKLYIDIGAVSAEQAETVVKKGDVAYFEGFWHETKTHIFGKAFDDRAGCAILAELAKNTYAHDIWFVFTTQEEVGTRGATVASRRIDADVYIVVENTTCLDMPDVEKEKRSTNCGDGPAITIADGASFANLEVRSRLAQTDISHQFKNVTAGGNDARAIASNGKKVAAVSCPCRYLHAQVGVIAKEDFKNTVNLLDAYLKGESLC
- a CDS encoding M42 family peptidase, producing the protein MDIKQLERLCLAFGVSGEEDEVREALKKEITADAVYTDKAGNLIAVKKSKNEHAPTLLLDAHMDSVGLCVKEVGERGFLRVASVGGMDAKILPNTLVEIGKEHIPGVVASKPPHLMDKKDAENVVSLSMLWVDTGDNAESIRVGDRIRYAPRFAEMLSAVSGTYLDNRVGCGLILETFKRLQDVELPFNLTAVFSTGEEMGLKGAKYGAVQGDMAIVLDVTFGKTPDETSDEALDCTKGVAIGVGPNMHKAISKGLLDRAEKNGIMYQTEVLEGCSGTNAWMYQVQNLGIPCGLLSVPIRYMHTPVETMFINDFESTADLLFAYITNLSADEIRAVSEVEVC